From Alloacidobacterium dinghuense:
AGACGGTTCAGCAGGCATTGCTTGAATATCCGCAATTTCTGGGAACAGAGAATGGAAACACCCTCAACAACTTTGACACCAACGGTGTTTCTATCTACAACGCATTGCAGGCTCAGTTACAGAAGCGGTTTAGCGACGGCTTGAGCTTCCTGCTTTCGTATACCTACTCGCGAACCATGTCGAATGCTGATACAGGGTTCAGTATCTTTACGCCAAATGCTCTCAACAAATTCAACCAGAGGGCAGAATGGGCGGTCTCGTCGGGCGATCAACCACATGTGCTTGTTCTGAGCGGTGTCTATGAGTTGCCGTTTGGTGCAGGCAAGCCATTCTTCAGCGGTGGCAATCGGTTCCTCAGCAAGCAGGTGATCGGTGGCTGGCAGCTCAGCGGTACTTTCCAGTACGACAGTGGTACGCCGTTTGGAATTAGTGCTTCGGGAACGCCTCTAGCTACAGGCGGAAACCGCGCCAATGACGTAGCCGGGGCTCCTATCAGTCTCAACTACAAGAACTATTACAACGGCACTCCGGTCTTGAATACTGGTGCTTTCTCTGATCCTGGTCGAACAGCTGTGGGATCTGCTGCACGAAATCAGAGCGATTTGCGTAATCCGTTTCAATCTGTAGAGAATTTGGCGCTCGCCAAGAAGTTTCAGTTTGGCGAAGGCGTGCAGGCTGAACTTCGGATGGAGTACTTCAACGTTCTGAATCGTATGCAGGTTTGCGGTCCAAGTGATTCGAATGTCAGCGATCTCCGCACCGCCAGCAACCCTAACGCAAACTTTGGTTACGTGGTCGGACCTTGTCAGGGCAATAGCCCTCGCCAAGGTCAGGCTTACTTCCGCATTAACTTCTAGTTAGAGCGGGTTTCATCAACCGAAACAACCAACCGAGACGCGGAACGAAGAGCTGCATCGCCTTCGTTCCGCGTCTCACTTTTTATTTGAAAGCGGTTCACTCGGTAGCAATCTTGTCGAGTTCCCGGCGAGCGGGTCCCCAAGACTAATTCGAAAGAGTCCTCTCCGGCCATTCCAGGTCCTGACCGCTGGCAGGCCTCATTTCAAACGGCACTGCTCGCGGGAAAATCAGACAGAAAATGATTGTGACCGCGATGATCCCCAAGGATGAAGCCACAGTCAACCATATAATGCCCCTGATATTGCTGTACACGAAGAGTGGAATACCAACAAAAAATGCGATCAAGACACCCCAGAACACGCCCGTTGAACCCAAGCGATTCCAATATAAGCTCAGAATCGTAGGCATCGCCACGCAGGCAGCTACTGTGTTAAAGACCCACCACAGATACTGAAGACCAAAACCGGGAATGTATAAAACGGCGAGGGCAACAGCGGCGCCCACAACCGTGACACCTACCATTGCCCATCTCCCGCGCGACACAATCTTGTGGTCGAGTTGCCTCTGTTCTTCACGCTCTTCTGCCGCCAGTTCAAGACCCAGTCGTTCCTTCTCACGGATTGCCTGTTCGGCAGGATTCAACTTCAACACACTCCCGGCATAGAGTGCACTGGCAGCGCACATCCCCGAGTCTAGCGTGGAGCACAGCCCACCCAGCAACATTACCGCAAATGCGCCCACTGCCCACTTAGGAAGGAAATGTGAAACCGCGACAACCCCCACCATGGACGGATCAACACCAGCAGCGAGCGAGACACCCGAGGCGGGATTTGCCGCCACAAAGCCAAGCAACGAAACTACTAGAGGCACGATCCCGAAGAGTACCCCTGAGAGGACGTAAGCCCTCACCAATCCTTGCTTTTCGATTGCAAACGCTCGCTGCCAGTGTTGCTGGTCGGCGAGCGAGCCGGAAAGCAATCCGATCGTAGTGACTATCCCGAAATTGAATGCTACCTGGGCATCAAAGATGCTGCGGTGGCTGCCGCTAACCCCGCCCAGACCGCCGGAAATCGCTGACCATCCGCCGGCGCTACTGATCGTCCAAGGAATGACAATCAACGCGGCGGTGAGCATCAGCGCATATTGAAGGAAATCCGTAACGATAGATGCCCGCATGCCTGAGATAACGCTATATACCAACGTAGTGGACGCGAGGATCATCATCACGTACTCGATTCGCGCGCCCGTCAGCAATGAGAAGATGCTTCCGCCCGCATATAACTGAACCGTGACCGCCATCACCTGATACCAGAAGAAGGGAACCAGGAAGAGGCGCTCGGTCTTTTTGTCAAATCGATATCGAATCCACTCTGGCTGGCTATAGCCGCCCGGCAGCTGGCGGCGTATGCGAACCGCAAGCGGAGCTATGATGATAAGACTAAGGACATTCGGCGCAGTAAACCAAAATATGCCGGGAATCCCCTGTTGATATGCCTGTTGAACACTTACGAAGAGCGCGGGCGCCCAGATCCACGTCACAGCGATCGATATTGCGCCGATCCACCATGGAACTCTCCGACCTGCCGCCATGAAGCCCTCCGCGCTTCTCCATATCCGGCCGCGCGAAGCAAGAGTGGTCAGGATTATCATGATTGCGGCAAAGCAGCCTAAAAATAGGTAAGCCACTGATGGAGTCATTATCCGCGTCATAATCGTTTCCCCATACATGCAACGTTCAATAGCCTTCACTCTCCCGCACAGTAAATCAACTCGTGCCCATATCTAATGCTGCGTAACCCTCAATACCAACTGCGCACCGGAATCCGCAATCCTGGTTCGTGTTGATTGGCGGCAGGGGGCGTCTGTAGAACGTTGTGAAGGGTGTCCAGTTCCTGTCATATTCAAACAAGTAAGAACCGCCGCGTATTACTTTTCGGGAACCCGCGATCGGGCCGCCGTTATCATCCAAAGATTCTTCGCCGCTAGCTTTGAGACGCTCAACCAATCGCTCGGCGCTCTGAAAATCCTCCTCAAACCAATCTTGAACCCATTCGTTGACATTTCCATTCATGTCAATAAGTTTGTAATGTCTGGATCTTCGGCTCGGTTGAACCTCACCGGTCACGTCGAGCGTTCGCTGTTCCGCAGGCAATGTTGCGGCGGTATCGAACTGGCTGCGAAGCCACTCCTCTATCCCGGTGTCTGTCGATGGGCCGTACGGGTAGTCCCAACGCTCGCTATGGTTCCCATCCCGGAGGGCAAACTCCCATTCAGCTTCTGTAGGCAGGCGCTTACCTACCCATGCGCTGTATGCCGCAGCCGCGTACCAGTTGACGTAAACGACTGGATGCCCGAGTTTTTCCTCGGGAGGTGTATCCCCCCTCCAGTAGCAGAGGTAATAAGGAATTCCGAACCTGTCGATCACCGCTTCCTTTCGCCATTCGGGGTTAGCAACGACAAACTTGGCGAACTCTTGGTTCGTCACCGGGTGAAGGTTAAGATAGAACGGTTTTACCAGGGTGGGGACTGGCGGCTTCTCGAACGGTTGAGCAATGCGCGATGTGGTCCCCATCCAGAACAACCCACCAGGGATAAAGATCATTTGCCCCGCGACCGCCCGAGGTCTCGTGAAAACCCGCGCGCCAGGACCTTTGGAATTTGACAGTCGATAAACTTCTCTAACATTGGCGGAGGCGCCGCTCGCGACCGGATCGAAGGTATCGGAGGCAACGATGACGGCATCCTTTTCGCCGTTAATGAGAACTCCCTTCAAATCGGCGCCACGAAGCTTGCAGTTGAAGACTCTTGCCCCGTATAGGGCGACATCCCTTAGAACGGCATCCTGAAAGTCGGCGCCTTCGATCAAGCTTTTCGAGATATCCACCTTAGAAAGGTTGCAATGGTCAAGCAAGGCTCCATTCAACCATTTGTCCCTCAGATCTAATCGGTTCGCATCAGACGGAATGGTATGGTTATTTAGCCTGGCGTATATGGACAAGCAGTTCCCGCCCAAGTAATACAACGTCTGCGGACTTGCCTTGACTCTTTTGCTGGTCGATTGAATCAGATCTGCCAGCCGCCGCCTCGCTCCTTCGGCGTCTGAGCGCAAGGCGTCTGCTAGAACGTCCGCCATTCGGGAAGTTAAGGGCCGGCTGCCAAGTTCGAGGGGTATTCGAGGAATAGCTGAGGCTGCCCTGTCCGAAGATAAATCCCATGGATAAACCGTATTCAGAATATCGTCTCGAAACTTCCGCGCGGCGAAGTACTCAAGCATGCTGTTATCGACGAATCCGTACGCGCCATCTCCTGTTCGCGTCAGAAACGAACAGGTGCGGATGGCGTAATCGAAAAAGCTCACGAATACGCTGGGGGTAGAGGGGAGATGCGCCCGAACCACCGTAGGTATGCTCTTTGCAGGAATGGTAACGTCGTTCTTAGTCCAAAGGTGAGCGGCAAGAATTTCGATGAATCCTGCGAGTACCCGATGCTCCCATTCAGACAGGTCTGATCGAGGTGCGTCCCTTCCTATCGATTCGTCTAGACGCGCGCGATCTCGTTCTACAGCATCTTTGAAATCGTTTAGGAACCTGCTGAAGCGCCAGTCGTCGCGCTCCAGCCATGTACGAAGGTACTGGAAGAACATTCGCGACGGCCGGATCCGATCGTCGGTGGCAATTACGTCGTCAAAATGACGGACAAGTTCCGCCAACAAGAATGGTCGTTGGCAGAGATTCGACAATCCAAGCGTATCTCTTTGGGTTACACGGTGCCAGCGCTCCAGGGCATCGCTTCGAATGCGTGTTCGGAGGTATGCAGTAATCTGCGTAGAGTTAAATGGTAAGACCTGTATCTCAGAAATCTCGTGAGGAACCGAGGATGAGTGCGCAATGAGATCAGTCAGTTCTACGTCGCTTCGCAAGTAGTGCGTTCGGCATGTCAGTACTATCTTGCCCTCAGGTCCTAGCAATTGCATTAACATCGTGAAGTTCGCAGTTGGCGTTGCTGCCAGTCCTTCAACGTCCATCTCATCTAGACCATCGAAAATCAACAACATCTTGCCTTCGTGGCAGAGACTTACAAAGTCGTGCCAGAAAAGATCAAGGCCCTCACGGTTTTGAATCGCATCCACAAAAACTGCCCGAAACCTCCTTAAACATTCATTCTCAGCTTCGGCGGGTGTTCGATTGATGCCGTCAGATAGACGCACCCCTCCAAACAACCGCAATTCGAGAAGAAAGGGGATTCGATCTGTCCCGCCCGAGAGCCACAGTCGTGCCTGTTCATACCAGAACCGTCGGATAGCAGTC
This genomic window contains:
- a CDS encoding sodium:solute symporter family protein translates to MAAGRRVPWWIGAISIAVTWIWAPALFVSVQQAYQQGIPGIFWFTAPNVLSLIIIAPLAVRIRRQLPGGYSQPEWIRYRFDKKTERLFLVPFFWYQVMAVTVQLYAGGSIFSLLTGARIEYVMMILASTTLVYSVISGMRASIVTDFLQYALMLTAALIVIPWTISSAGGWSAISGGLGGVSGSHRSIFDAQVAFNFGIVTTIGLLSGSLADQQHWQRAFAIEKQGLVRAYVLSGVLFGIVPLVVSLLGFVAANPASGVSLAAGVDPSMVGVVAVSHFLPKWAVGAFAVMLLGGLCSTLDSGMCAASALYAGSVLKLNPAEQAIREKERLGLELAAEEREEQRQLDHKIVSRGRWAMVGVTVVGAAVALAVLYIPGFGLQYLWWVFNTVAACVAMPTILSLYWNRLGSTGVFWGVLIAFFVGIPLFVYSNIRGIIWLTVASSLGIIAVTIIFCLIFPRAVPFEMRPASGQDLEWPERTLSN
- a CDS encoding SUMF1/EgtB/PvdO family nonheme iron enzyme, translated to MFKHRIALLFGTEKYANYAPLPCVRGDIDGTPSFPGLHKVLSTGLGKHSFTAVKTFYDCSTKDLLANIRGTVDELKKEGRNTASTLLFLYFSGHGVADEDEPPEDQFLIAASDTEGEQPKRGLKFNWLLKMIQPLEMAVVCCIDCCYGGTAIAAAKHYIAGKENAAVFASCSPNEESYFANDQGQSRFTRYLIDCLRGVEPIALDLRDVTTTSLEAGIKKHFHDGYQQPISWVGAASLLLSRPIHPVSVLKRLDKSNVRRTFEDYIRGRMREYEDLPELISDEFHIRSNCQRFLLSGSPMDKVPEEPFVQATLEALNEWSLASERPLLFVMGDTGTGKTTAIRRFWYEQARLWLSGGTDRIPFLLELRLFGGVRLSDGINRTPAEAENECLRRFRAVFVDAIQNREGLDLFWHDFVSLCHEGKMLLIFDGLDEMDVEGLAATPTANFTMLMQLLGPEGKIVLTCRTHYLRSDVELTDLIAHSSSVPHEISEIQVLPFNSTQITAYLRTRIRSDALERWHRVTQRDTLGLSNLCQRPFLLAELVRHFDDVIATDDRIRPSRMFFQYLRTWLERDDWRFSRFLNDFKDAVERDRARLDESIGRDAPRSDLSEWEHRVLAGFIEILAAHLWTKNDVTIPAKSIPTVVRAHLPSTPSVFVSFFDYAIRTCSFLTRTGDGAYGFVDNSMLEYFAARKFRDDILNTVYPWDLSSDRAASAIPRIPLELGSRPLTSRMADVLADALRSDAEGARRRLADLIQSTSKRVKASPQTLYYLGGNCLSIYARLNNHTIPSDANRLDLRDKWLNGALLDHCNLSKVDISKSLIEGADFQDAVLRDVALYGARVFNCKLRGADLKGVLINGEKDAVIVASDTFDPVASGASANVREVYRLSNSKGPGARVFTRPRAVAGQMIFIPGGLFWMGTTSRIAQPFEKPPVPTLVKPFYLNLHPVTNQEFAKFVVANPEWRKEAVIDRFGIPYYLCYWRGDTPPEEKLGHPVVYVNWYAAAAYSAWVGKRLPTEAEWEFALRDGNHSERWDYPYGPSTDTGIEEWLRSQFDTAATLPAEQRTLDVTGEVQPSRRSRHYKLIDMNGNVNEWVQDWFEEDFQSAERLVERLKASGEESLDDNGGPIAGSRKVIRGGSYLFEYDRNWTPFTTFYRRPLPPINTNQDCGFRCAVGIEGYAALDMGTS